One genomic segment of Desulfocapsa sulfexigens DSM 10523 includes these proteins:
- the ygfK gene encoding putative selenate reductase subunit YgfK produces the protein MKKDLFFCTDIDVLLKWILNDLEERNEIFGITKEQFFIPDSADPFRMSRYGKLLETPLGVASGPHTQLAQNIVVAWLTGSRYIELKTIQVLDELDVTKPCIDMTDEGYNCEWSQELKLDESFNEYLNAFILLYILKDKLGFGGDEAGFIFNMSAGYELKGIHSPAVQRFFDRMEDCSKELAEKIEQISTIYPRVKELGIPGKISDNLTISTMHGCPPDEIEKIARYFIEERGYHTTIKLNPTLLGPERLRDILNNKLNFEIDVPDLAFEHDLKYPDAITLIRSLQDAANAKGVEFNIKLTNTLETTNIDQDLPKTEAMCYMSGRPLHPISINLAARLQEEFEGDLDISFCAGIDTFNVLETLSCNMAPITVCSDLLKPGGYARVTQYAETVLAGMKELAADSLEHLVCVRAGMEDTVAAGLANLRKYAAEVVDKGHYSKDLFPYQNVKTNRTLLKFDCAGAPCVTSCGASQDVPRYMDFTARGDFKNAYRTILATNPFPNMQGMVCDHPCQYKCTRLNYDSPLLIREIKRFIAQNQKEEIKLTPQADNGKSVAIVGAGPSGLSAAFFLRLEGYRVDIFESKEFAGGMASDAIPVFRLDDGSLKKDIDRILALGASLHTGVTVDKKKFAELRQSHDFVYIAIGAQEGSRLNIPGADAAGVVDHLDFLSDVRQGKFPDIGRRVSIIGGGNSAMDAARTAKRLVGTAGEVSIVYRRTRRQMPADHGEIIGAIEEGVRVVELAGPEAVRVSDGKVSGLEVARMKLGEPDDSGRRSPVRVEGENYIIETDSIIVAIGQQVKLDFLPDGELSVDRKSLRSSLPFVLAGGDVITISSLINAIGHGRRVTESIVAASGLKSKVVLAPAEDRRLDLIEMQKHNATRRFGVKPPELTPHERLNFDLFVGTLSKEDAMAEASRCLQCDLVCNVCVTVCPNRANVALKADPVSYPEQHILGDGSVKTVRRIRLSQAYQVINIPDFCNECGNCRTFCPTSGAPYMDKPHVHLSAASLEAHGEGFFMVEPGIMKIIHNGKEATLSDGGTALLFEDDEVKLSLAKDSLEAGNVELKTDVKSKSLRIVAEAAILFRLLDGRRPF, from the coding sequence ATGAAAAAAGACCTCTTTTTCTGCACAGATATTGACGTTCTTCTCAAATGGATCCTGAACGATCTGGAGGAACGAAACGAAATCTTCGGAATCACCAAAGAACAATTTTTTATTCCGGATTCTGCAGATCCCTTTCGTATGAGCCGCTATGGAAAACTCCTCGAAACTCCGCTTGGGGTTGCATCCGGCCCACACACCCAGCTGGCCCAGAATATTGTCGTGGCCTGGCTCACCGGCAGCCGTTATATCGAACTGAAAACCATACAGGTACTTGATGAGCTGGATGTGACCAAGCCCTGCATCGATATGACAGATGAGGGCTATAACTGCGAGTGGTCTCAGGAGTTGAAGCTGGATGAATCCTTTAATGAGTATCTCAATGCTTTTATCCTTCTGTATATTTTAAAGGATAAGCTTGGCTTTGGCGGGGATGAAGCCGGGTTTATCTTTAACATGAGTGCCGGTTATGAATTAAAAGGTATTCACAGTCCTGCGGTGCAGCGGTTTTTTGATCGTATGGAAGATTGTTCCAAGGAACTTGCTGAAAAGATAGAACAGATTTCTACTATCTACCCCAGAGTAAAGGAGCTGGGTATACCTGGGAAAATTTCAGACAACCTCACCATTTCAACCATGCATGGTTGTCCGCCCGATGAGATAGAAAAAATAGCCCGTTATTTTATAGAAGAGCGGGGCTATCATACCACCATCAAACTGAATCCGACCCTTTTGGGGCCTGAGCGTTTACGTGATATTCTCAATAATAAACTGAACTTTGAAATCGATGTGCCGGATCTTGCCTTTGAACATGATCTCAAATATCCTGATGCTATCACCCTGATACGTTCTCTACAGGATGCTGCCAATGCAAAGGGCGTTGAGTTTAACATCAAGCTGACCAATACCCTTGAAACCACCAATATCGATCAGGATCTGCCAAAAACCGAGGCCATGTGCTATATGTCGGGGCGACCACTTCATCCCATCAGTATAAATCTGGCTGCCCGCCTTCAGGAAGAGTTTGAGGGGGATCTTGATATTTCCTTCTGCGCGGGCATCGATACCTTTAATGTCCTTGAAACGCTAAGCTGCAATATGGCACCAATTACCGTCTGCTCCGATCTGCTAAAACCCGGTGGCTATGCTCGTGTTACGCAGTATGCTGAGACCGTTCTTGCGGGCATGAAGGAGCTTGCTGCAGATTCCCTTGAGCATCTGGTCTGTGTCAGGGCTGGCATGGAGGATACAGTCGCCGCTGGTCTTGCCAATCTGAGAAAGTATGCGGCAGAAGTGGTTGATAAGGGGCATTACAGTAAGGATCTGTTTCCCTATCAAAATGTTAAAACGAACCGTACTCTGCTTAAATTTGACTGTGCAGGAGCCCCCTGTGTGACCAGTTGTGGCGCTTCCCAGGATGTTCCACGCTATATGGATTTCACTGCCCGTGGTGATTTCAAAAATGCCTACAGAACCATTCTTGCAACCAACCCCTTTCCTAATATGCAGGGTATGGTCTGTGATCACCCGTGTCAGTACAAATGTACCCGTTTAAACTATGACTCCCCTCTGCTCATCCGGGAAATCAAGCGATTCATTGCCCAGAATCAGAAAGAAGAGATCAAACTTACTCCTCAGGCGGACAATGGGAAAAGTGTGGCAATCGTAGGTGCTGGTCCATCCGGGCTTTCCGCTGCCTTTTTTCTCAGGCTTGAAGGTTACCGGGTTGATATTTTCGAATCCAAGGAATTTGCTGGAGGAATGGCATCGGATGCCATTCCGGTTTTTCGACTTGATGATGGCAGTCTGAAAAAGGATATCGACCGTATTCTCGCACTTGGCGCATCTCTTCATACGGGAGTGACCGTTGATAAAAAGAAGTTTGCGGAGCTGCGTCAGTCCCATGATTTTGTCTATATTGCCATCGGTGCCCAGGAGGGTTCCCGCCTGAATATTCCAGGTGCAGATGCTGCAGGAGTGGTTGATCATCTCGACTTCCTGAGTGATGTGCGGCAGGGGAAATTTCCTGATATCGGCCGCAGGGTTAGTATTATCGGGGGTGGCAATTCGGCAATGGACGCGGCGCGTACGGCAAAGCGTTTGGTCGGAACAGCCGGAGAGGTCTCCATTGTCTACCGTCGGACCCGCAGGCAGATGCCGGCCGATCATGGGGAAATTATCGGGGCCATTGAAGAGGGTGTGCGTGTCGTTGAATTGGCCGGACCCGAGGCTGTCCGGGTGAGTGATGGAAAGGTCAGCGGTCTTGAAGTAGCCAGGATGAAACTCGGGGAGCCCGATGATTCCGGGCGGCGTAGTCCGGTCAGGGTTGAGGGCGAAAATTATATCATCGAAACGGATAGTATCATTGTAGCCATCGGTCAGCAGGTGAAACTGGATTTTCTGCCGGATGGCGAACTGAGTGTCGATAGAAAATCCCTGCGCTCATCCCTGCCCTTTGTCCTCGCGGGAGGCGATGTGATTACTATTTCATCACTCATTAACGCCATTGGCCATGGCCGGAGGGTAACGGAATCCATTGTGGCCGCCTCGGGACTGAAGTCGAAAGTTGTTCTTGCGCCTGCCGAGGATCGCAGGCTCGATCTCATCGAGATGCAAAAGCACAATGCAACCCGCAGGTTCGGTGTCAAACCTCCTGAATTGACTCCGCATGAACGCTTGAACTTTGATCTCTTTGTCGGAACCCTCAGCAAAGAGGATGCGATGGCCGAGGCCTCACGCTGCCTTCAGTGTGACCTGGTCTGTAATGTCTGTGTGACTGTCTGTCCCAACAGGGCCAATGTTGCCCTGAAGGCCGATCCTGTTTCCTATCCGGAACAGCATATTCTTGGTGACGGGAGCGTGAAAACGGTGAGACGAATACGGCTGAGCCAGGCCTATCAGGTTATCAATATTCCCGATTTCTGTAACGAGTGCGGAAACTGCAGGACCTTCTGTCCCACCAGTGGCGCTCCCTATATGGATAAGCCCCATGTCCACCTTTCCGCTGCCAGTCTTGAGGCGCATGGAGAAGGTTTTTTTATGGTAGAACCCGGTATAATGAAAATTATCCACAATGGCAAAGAGGCCACACTTTCTGATGGTGGTACCGCACTCCTTTTTGAAGATGATGAAGTAAAGCTCAGTCTTGCAAAAGATTCCCTGGAGGCTGGCAATGTTGAGTTGAAAACCGATGTGAAGAGCAAGAGCCTGAGAATAGTGGCTGAAGCAGCGATTCTTTTCCGTCTGCTGGACGGAAGAAGACCATTTTAG
- the yqeB gene encoding selenium-dependent molybdenum cofactor biosynthesis protein YqeB — MTEQSNIFMKDLASLKIIMRGAGDLATGVALRLYRSGFRRLLLLETEHPLAVRRLVSFSEAITIGKVSIEGVTARRIDDAEMPGQWTPDTTISIMVDPVGESIKKLRPDIVIDAIIAKRNLGTMIDDAELVIGLGPGFTAGRDVNCVIETQRGHHLGRVIRDGGAAPDTGIPGNIGGYNNERLLRAPNAGMFTTDCNIGDTVEKGQCVARVDSSPVRANISGVIRGLLRSATPVDRGTKLGDIDPRAEVVFCTTASDKAMAVGGGVLEAILHNFNHL, encoded by the coding sequence ATGACGGAGCAGAGCAATATATTTATGAAAGATCTGGCAAGTCTAAAGATTATTATGCGGGGTGCCGGAGACCTGGCAACGGGTGTGGCACTCAGGCTGTATCGTTCGGGGTTCAGGCGTTTACTCCTTCTTGAGACGGAACATCCCCTGGCGGTTCGTCGCCTGGTTTCTTTTTCAGAAGCAATTACCATCGGAAAAGTTTCTATTGAAGGTGTTACAGCAAGGCGTATTGATGATGCGGAGATGCCAGGGCAATGGACACCGGATACAACTATTTCGATTATGGTCGATCCGGTGGGAGAAAGTATCAAAAAACTCCGACCCGACATTGTGATCGATGCTATTATAGCCAAACGTAATCTCGGTACCATGATTGATGATGCTGAACTTGTTATCGGTCTCGGTCCAGGTTTTACAGCTGGCAGAGATGTGAACTGTGTAATAGAAACCCAAAGAGGGCATCATCTGGGAAGAGTTATCCGGGATGGTGGTGCCGCACCCGATACAGGGATTCCCGGAAACATAGGCGGTTACAATAATGAACGTTTGCTGCGGGCGCCAAATGCAGGAATGTTTACGACAGACTGCAATATAGGTGATACGGTGGAGAAGGGACAATGTGTGGCACGGGTAGACTCTTCTCCGGTGCGCGCAAATATTTCCGGAGTCATACGAGGCCTGTTGCGCTCGGCCACTCCGGTGGACAGGGGGACAAAGCTTGGCGATATCGACCCCCGTGCTGAGGTGGTTTTTTGTACAACTGCATCGGATAAAGCCATGGCCGTTGGTGGAGGTGTGCTCGAAGCAATACTACACAATTTTAATCATTTGTAG
- a CDS encoding uracil-xanthine permease family protein gives MSTIEEKQSIAEAEATPFDSELIFGLEDRPPVLIAFFAAIQHMLASIVGIVTPPIIISNALGLDVSDASYIISMTLLVSGIATFIQAKRMGPVGSGLLAIQGTSFAFLGPIIGAAIAVKNQADAHTALAVVFGCVMAGSFIEMFISRFLHMAQKIITPVVTGVVVILIGLTLIKVGLVSMAGGFYVMTNVPDAFASFQNLGIAFLVLGIIVVLNMSKNQYLRMSSIVVGLTVGYIVAAALGMVNFSRLEGMDLFTVPQPLKYGIDFSWGAFFAIGLVYVITAIESIGDLTATSMISKQPVTGDLYIGRIKGGILADGLNSFLAGLFNTFPNTTFSQNNGVIQLTGVASRYVAYFIAGILVLMGLSPVLAGIFRIMPEPVLGGATILMFGTVATAGIKILATQEMDNRSTLIVAVSLGLGLGVTMVPEVLKNVAPAEIRNVFASGITTGGLAAIILNLVLPYKKTKSQT, from the coding sequence ATGAGTACGATTGAAGAAAAGCAGTCGATAGCTGAAGCCGAGGCAACTCCCTTCGATTCAGAACTCATCTTCGGCCTTGAGGACAGGCCTCCAGTACTTATTGCCTTCTTTGCGGCCATCCAGCATATGCTCGCCTCCATTGTCGGCATTGTGACCCCTCCCATAATTATCAGTAATGCACTGGGACTCGATGTTTCCGATGCCTCCTATATTATCAGTATGACCCTGCTTGTTTCCGGAATCGCCACTTTTATTCAGGCAAAACGGATGGGGCCTGTGGGTTCCGGACTGCTCGCCATCCAGGGCACAAGCTTCGCATTCTTAGGCCCGATAATCGGAGCGGCCATCGCCGTGAAAAATCAGGCCGATGCCCATACGGCCCTTGCCGTGGTTTTTGGCTGTGTCATGGCCGGTTCCTTTATAGAGATGTTTATCAGCCGTTTTCTCCATATGGCGCAAAAAATTATTACCCCTGTTGTTACCGGTGTTGTGGTGATCCTGATCGGTCTGACCTTGATCAAGGTCGGCCTGGTAAGCATGGCCGGCGGTTTTTATGTGATGACCAATGTTCCCGATGCCTTTGCCAGTTTTCAGAACCTTGGGATCGCCTTTCTGGTGCTTGGCATCATTGTGGTGCTGAATATGAGCAAAAATCAATACCTGCGCATGTCATCCATCGTTGTCGGCCTGACTGTTGGTTATATTGTGGCGGCAGCCTTGGGAATGGTGAATTTTTCCAGGCTGGAAGGGATGGATCTCTTTACCGTCCCTCAACCGCTCAAGTATGGCATCGATTTTTCCTGGGGCGCATTCTTTGCCATCGGTCTTGTCTATGTCATTACCGCTATCGAGTCCATTGGCGATCTCACCGCCACCTCCATGATATCCAAACAACCGGTGACGGGAGATCTGTACATCGGTCGAATCAAGGGCGGTATACTTGCCGATGGATTGAATTCCTTTCTGGCCGGTTTATTCAATACATTCCCCAATACCACCTTCAGTCAGAATAACGGTGTTATCCAGCTAACAGGAGTTGCCAGCCGCTATGTTGCGTATTTTATCGCTGGAATTCTCGTTTTAATGGGATTGTCCCCGGTTTTAGCCGGAATTTTTCGTATTATGCCGGAGCCGGTTCTTGGCGGGGCCACTATTCTTATGTTTGGTACGGTCGCCACGGCTGGAATAAAGATTCTTGCTACCCAGGAAATGGATAACCGCTCCACCCTGATTGTTGCGGTGTCCCTGGGACTGGGGCTGGGGGTGACCATGGTTCCTGAAGTATTGAAAAATGTTGCCCCTGCCGAGATTAGAAATGTTTTTGCCTCGGGCATTACCACGGGAGGCCTGGCAGCGATTATTCTGAATCTGGTGCTTCCTTATAAAAAAACAAAGAGTCAAACATAA
- the xdhA gene encoding xanthine dehydrogenase subunit XdhA produces MAVGQSHIRKDVRAKVTGKTRYTDDFSMPGMLHAKYVRSPIAHGLVKSIDTTAALAIPGVEAVFTHEDVPKILFATAGHPFSLDPDHQDVADRLLLTDHVRYHGDEVAIVVARDLLTAAQAAKAVIVEYEELPVCVTSEAAMAEDAPAIHPGGNSIKSTTFEIGGKLEDAEKEADLVVEDTFSTPIILHCHLENHVAYAYMDDNDHIVVVSSTQIPHICRRIVGQALDMPWPKIRVIKPYIGGGFGNKQDVVLEPMVAFLTRKLGGVPVKIELEREEGLVATRTRHGQTVTARAGVSNDGIIKFIDLNVISNTGAYASHGHSIPMAAGSKFCNLYPRSVSKFSATTHYGNIPAAGAMRAYGSPQLFFGVESVLEEVARKLGMDSVDFRIKNSARPADIISKTGNKEHSVGMVECLEKGREAIGWDVKKEVYARQEGNIRRGLGVASFSYGSGTYPACVEIAGCRLVLNQDGTVHMQIGATEIGQGSDTALAQMAAETLGVDYDAIHVVSEQDTDVSPFDPGAYASRQTYVAAPAVHRAAGKLKAQILEHYQLMTGEEAETLDLTGGKIIRRDQPESVLLDLHDLALDSYYHKERGGQLTAEVSSKTCTNAPSYGCTFVDLEVDIEMCTVTIRQIINVHDAGKIIHPLSAEGQVHGGMGMGVGMALFEELLVDPESGRIYNGNLLDYKIPTCVDIPDLQCAFVETFDPTSPYGNKSLGEPPIISQGPAIRNAIWDATGVKINEIPMTPKVLFKHFKNAGLI; encoded by the coding sequence ATGGCAGTAGGACAATCACATATACGAAAAGATGTCAGGGCAAAGGTTACCGGAAAAACCCGTTATACCGATGATTTCAGTATGCCCGGTATGCTGCATGCAAAGTATGTCAGGAGCCCCATTGCCCATGGGCTTGTTAAGAGTATTGACACGACTGCGGCACTAGCTATACCAGGGGTCGAGGCTGTGTTTACCCATGAGGATGTCCCCAAAATTCTTTTCGCAACGGCTGGCCATCCCTTTTCCCTTGATCCTGATCATCAGGATGTGGCAGACAGATTATTGCTGACCGATCATGTCCGTTATCATGGTGATGAGGTGGCCATAGTGGTGGCCCGTGATCTTCTCACCGCAGCACAGGCGGCAAAGGCAGTGATTGTCGAATATGAGGAACTTCCTGTCTGTGTCACTTCCGAGGCTGCCATGGCTGAGGATGCCCCTGCCATACATCCGGGTGGAAATAGTATTAAATCCACCACTTTTGAGATCGGTGGAAAGCTTGAAGATGCAGAGAAAGAGGCGGATCTCGTTGTCGAGGATACCTTCAGCACGCCAATTATTCTTCACTGTCATCTGGAAAACCATGTGGCATACGCCTATATGGATGACAACGACCATATCGTTGTTGTCAGTTCCACCCAGATTCCCCATATCTGCCGCAGGATAGTCGGCCAGGCACTTGATATGCCGTGGCCAAAGATCCGTGTCATTAAGCCCTATATCGGCGGTGGTTTTGGCAACAAGCAGGATGTTGTCCTCGAACCGATGGTTGCTTTTCTCACCAGGAAACTTGGTGGCGTTCCGGTCAAAATTGAACTGGAACGCGAAGAAGGTCTTGTTGCTACCCGCACCCGTCATGGTCAGACCGTCACGGCCCGTGCCGGGGTGAGCAATGACGGTATCATAAAATTTATTGATCTGAACGTGATCTCTAATACCGGAGCCTATGCATCCCACGGGCACTCCATTCCCATGGCTGCAGGATCAAAATTCTGTAACCTCTATCCGCGCAGTGTCTCAAAATTTTCAGCGACCACTCATTACGGAAATATTCCTGCGGCCGGGGCCATGCGGGCTTATGGCTCTCCCCAGTTGTTTTTCGGTGTTGAAAGTGTCCTTGAAGAGGTTGCCCGTAAGCTTGGTATGGATTCCGTCGATTTCCGCATCAAAAACTCGGCCAGACCTGCTGATATCATCTCCAAGACAGGAAATAAGGAACACTCTGTTGGGATGGTAGAATGTCTCGAAAAAGGGCGTGAGGCCATAGGCTGGGACGTGAAAAAAGAAGTATATGCCAGGCAGGAAGGGAATATTCGCCGGGGACTCGGAGTGGCCTCCTTCAGCTACGGTTCCGGTACCTATCCGGCCTGTGTGGAGATTGCAGGTTGTCGGCTTGTGCTTAATCAGGACGGAACGGTTCATATGCAGATAGGAGCCACAGAAATTGGTCAGGGATCCGATACAGCGCTGGCTCAGATGGCTGCAGAAACACTTGGGGTTGACTACGATGCAATTCATGTGGTCTCGGAACAGGATACCGATGTCTCACCATTTGACCCCGGGGCCTACGCCTCACGTCAGACCTATGTTGCCGCTCCAGCAGTCCACCGGGCGGCAGGAAAACTAAAGGCACAAATCCTTGAACATTATCAGCTGATGACGGGTGAGGAGGCAGAGACTCTTGATCTTACAGGTGGAAAAATAATTCGCAGGGATCAGCCGGAGAGCGTGTTGCTTGATCTGCACGATCTGGCACTCGACAGCTATTACCATAAAGAACGCGGTGGACAGCTAACCGCCGAAGTATCAAGCAAGACCTGTACCAATGCACCCAGTTATGGATGCACCTTTGTTGATCTTGAAGTGGATATTGAAATGTGCACCGTCACCATCAGACAGATCATCAATGTCCATGATGCAGGGAAAATAATCCACCCACTCTCTGCTGAGGGTCAGGTTCATGGTGGAATGGGGATGGGTGTCGGCATGGCCCTGTTTGAAGAGTTGCTGGTTGATCCTGAAAGCGGCAGGATTTATAATGGAAATCTGCTGGATTATAAAATCCCCACCTGTGTAGATATTCCGGATCTTCAGTGTGCTTTTGTGGAAACCTTTGACCCCACGAGTCCTTATGGTAATAAATCCCTGGGTGAGCCTCCCATTATTTCCCAGGGGCCTGCTATTCGTAACGCGATATGGGATGCAACCGGGGTGAAAATCAATGAGATCCCTATGACCCCCAAGGTTTTGTTTAAGCATTTTAAAAATGCAGGACTTATCTAG
- the xdhB gene encoding xanthine dehydrogenase subunit XdhB gives MFPIENYHFAESIKDAVEALAADEKARIIAGGTDVLVRLHGGNTDYGHLVDINGLRELKEITIDGEGNICIGSLATFTEIMEHELIQKYVPVIAESLATIGGPQVRNCGTMGGNICNGAVSADSACAALIHEFELVVESPEGERTESINGFHTGPGRTILQKGDLLKYFRIRPENYIGFSASYYKYAMRGAMDIATIGSGAAVKMNGDIIKTLKIAFTVAAPTPVRCRNAERAMENKTVSEENLQAMADAIEEDVRPRTSWRASREFRLHLIRTLAKRVVRQAVENQGGAL, from the coding sequence ATGTTTCCAATTGAAAATTATCATTTTGCAGAAAGCATCAAGGATGCAGTAGAAGCACTTGCTGCCGATGAAAAGGCAAGAATTATTGCCGGCGGTACCGATGTCCTTGTCCGGCTCCACGGTGGTAACACTGACTATGGTCATCTTGTTGATATCAACGGACTCCGTGAACTTAAAGAGATTACAATCGATGGGGAAGGGAATATTTGTATTGGCTCGCTTGCCACTTTCACTGAAATAATGGAGCACGAACTCATTCAAAAATATGTCCCTGTTATTGCCGAATCCCTCGCCACCATAGGTGGACCGCAGGTTCGGAACTGCGGCACCATGGGGGGAAATATCTGCAATGGTGCCGTGAGTGCGGATAGCGCCTGTGCAGCCCTTATCCATGAGTTTGAGCTGGTGGTGGAAAGTCCTGAGGGTGAACGGACAGAATCCATTAACGGCTTTCATACGGGGCCGGGACGGACGATTCTTCAAAAAGGGGATCTGCTTAAGTATTTTCGGATCCGGCCGGAAAATTATATCGGGTTCAGCGCCTCCTATTATAAATATGCCATGCGCGGAGCCATGGATATTGCTACCATCGGCAGTGGCGCCGCTGTAAAGATGAACGGTGATATCATCAAAACGCTGAAAATTGCCTTTACGGTTGCAGCACCCACCCCTGTCCGCTGCAGAAATGCCGAAAGAGCCATGGAGAATAAGACTGTCAGTGAGGAAAACCTCCAGGCCATGGCCGATGCCATTGAAGAGGATGTCAGGCCACGTACATCCTGGCGGGCGAGCAGGGAATTTCGTCTCCATCTTATTCGAACCCTGGCGAAGAGAGTAGTTCGGCAGGCAGTGGAAAATCAGGGAGGTGCCTTGTAA
- the xdhC gene encoding xanthine dehydrogenase subunit XdhC, which produces MQTMNIKLTINTKKYEMAVDVRKSLMDLLRELGYTSVKHGCGVGECGACTVLVDNIPVDSCLYLATWANNRAIRTTEGECRDGKLSSVQEAYVEEGAVQCGFCTPGLIMTTTSFLEKNKGKELSREEIKKGHAGNLCRCTGYQTIINAVETAGKNG; this is translated from the coding sequence ATGCAGACCATGAATATCAAATTGACGATTAACACCAAAAAGTATGAGATGGCTGTCGATGTGCGTAAATCCCTTATGGATCTGCTCCGTGAGCTTGGTTACACCAGTGTGAAGCATGGCTGTGGCGTGGGGGAATGCGGAGCTTGTACCGTGCTTGTAGACAATATTCCAGTCGATTCCTGCCTCTATCTTGCGACCTGGGCAAATAACAGGGCAATACGCACCACCGAAGGCGAGTGCCGGGATGGAAAACTTTCTTCTGTCCAGGAGGCCTACGTGGAAGAAGGCGCTGTTCAGTGCGGTTTTTGCACTCCCGGTCTTATTATGACCACCACTTCTTTCCTGGAGAAGAATAAGGGGAAGGAACTGTCCCGTGAAGAGATTAAAAAGGGTCACGCGGGTAATCTTTGTCGCTGTACCGGATACCAGACCATCATAAATGCGGTGGAAACGGCCGGTAAAAATGGTTAA
- the guaD gene encoding guanine deaminase, giving the protein MVKESQTTAAIRGQFLDFADVADCPSELADTVRHLKDGLLLLRNGHIEWFGDWEEGRDKIAENCPVHQYPDKLIVPGFIDAHIHYPQAEIVGAHGEQLLEWLENYAFPAERKYQDKAYAAKMADFFIDQLLRNGTTTAMVFCTVHPESVEALFTAAEKQNMRIIAGKIMMDRNAPQYLLDTPESSYDASRKLIEKWHKRGRLLYAITPRFAPTSSPEQLEMAGRLKKEFPDTYMQTHLSENADEIKWVRTLFPERSGYLDVYHHYGLTGTRCVFAHCVYLEDQEWDSLLDTDSAIAFCPTSNLFLGSGLFDLNRAREKQVNVAIATDIGGGTSFSMLKTLSEAYKVMQLQKQKFSAYEAFYSATLGGARALSLDHLIGNFSVGKEADFVVLDPAATVLQAKRLETSKNIADLLFNLIILGDDRSIFHTYVNGCLVHKRDD; this is encoded by the coding sequence ATGGTTAAGGAAAGTCAAACCACAGCTGCCATCAGGGGTCAGTTCCTTGATTTCGCTGATGTTGCAGATTGTCCGTCCGAGCTTGCAGATACGGTTCGCCATCTTAAGGATGGTCTGTTGCTGTTGAGAAACGGGCATATTGAATGGTTTGGTGACTGGGAAGAGGGCAGGGATAAAATTGCTGAAAATTGTCCCGTCCACCAGTATCCGGATAAGCTGATCGTACCCGGCTTTATCGATGCCCATATTCACTACCCACAGGCGGAGATAGTTGGGGCCCACGGTGAACAGTTGCTGGAGTGGCTTGAAAATTATGCCTTTCCTGCTGAAAGAAAGTATCAGGATAAAGCGTATGCGGCAAAGATGGCCGACTTTTTTATCGACCAGCTTCTGCGCAACGGTACGACCACGGCCATGGTTTTTTGCACTGTTCACCCCGAATCGGTGGAGGCACTGTTTACCGCTGCAGAAAAGCAGAACATGCGGATTATTGCCGGCAAAATAATGATGGACAGAAATGCTCCGCAATATTTGCTTGATACCCCTGAGAGCAGTTACGATGCAAGCAGAAAACTGATAGAAAAATGGCATAAACGGGGGCGTCTTCTCTACGCGATCACCCCTCGGTTTGCCCCGACATCCAGCCCGGAACAGCTTGAAATGGCGGGAAGGCTGAAAAAAGAATTTCCAGATACCTATATGCAGACCCATCTGTCGGAGAATGCAGATGAAATAAAGTGGGTAAGGACATTATTCCCGGAACGCTCCGGTTATCTTGATGTCTATCATCATTATGGCCTCACAGGCACCCGCTGTGTTTTCGCTCACTGTGTTTACCTGGAAGATCAGGAATGGGACTCTCTGCTCGATACCGATTCCGCCATCGCCTTTTGCCCAACATCTAACCTCTTTCTCGGGAGTGGTTTGTTTGATCTCAACCGTGCCAGAGAAAAACAGGTGAATGTTGCCATAGCCACCGACATTGGAGGTGGTACATCATTTAGTATGCTGAAGACCCTGAGTGAAGCCTATAAAGTGATGCAGCTGCAAAAACAGAAGTTCTCGGCCTACGAGGCCTTTTATTCAGCAACCCTGGGTGGCGCCAGAGCGCTTTCCCTTGATCATTTGATCGGTAATTTCAGTGTTGGTAAAGAGGCTGATTTCGTGGTGCTTGATCCTGCGGCAACTGTCCTTCAGGCCAAACGATTGGAAACGTCAAAAAATATCGCCGACCTGTTATTTAATCTTATTATACTCGGTGACGATAGAAGTATTTTCCACACCTATGTGAATGGTTGTCTGGTGCATAAACGGGATGATTAA